The sequence below is a genomic window from Calonectris borealis chromosome 33, bCalBor7.hap1.2, whole genome shotgun sequence.
AGCACAACTGCGCCGAGCGGTGCCTGGGCTCAGCCTGCGCCTGGGGGCAGGTGGCGTTGGTGGGGCAGGAGCCCGTGCTTTTCTCCGGCACCATCCGAGACAACATCACCTTCGGGCTggagggctgcggggaggaggaggtgagggcGGCTGCCAGCGCTGCCGGCGCCCTGGGCTTCATCTCGGCACTGGAGCGGGGCTTCGACACCGGTGagtgccgggggctggggggacggacccaggcatccgggtcCCGCTCACCCCCGGCCTTTCGTCCCGCAGACGTGGGGGAGAAAGGGGGGCAGCTCTCGGCAGGCGAGAAGCAGCGCATCGCCATCGCCCGGGCCCTGGTGCGGCAACCCACCGTCCTCATCCTCGACGAAGCCACCAGCGCCTTGGACGGGGAGGGCGAGGTGGCGGTGAGCAGGGGGaggtgctggggtggtggggtcCCGGCCCCACAGCGGGTGCTGATGGGTGCCGGCTTCTCCCGCAGCTGCAGCAGTGGGTGCGGCGCGGGGGGGCCCGGACGGTGCTGCTCATCACCCACTGCCCGCGGATGCTGGGGGCGGCCGACCGCGTCGTGGTGCTGGAACGCGGCGCTGTGGTCGAGATGGGGACGCCCGCCGAGCTGCGGAGCCGCCGGGGGCCCTACAGGCACCTGCTGCAGCGCTCCCCCAGCGCGGGGCGGCCAGAGACCCCGGGGAtgggctgcggggagcagccgccggttcctgcctctgcagctgggcaggaggagggggctgctccCGTCGGGACAGAGATTTgtacaaaataaagcagaattgcTTCGGGGAGGAGCCGACTGGGtcacgggggcgggggggaagagccCGGCCTGGCTGTGGGGTCTTGGGCGCCGAAGCCAGACGCTCGCCCTCCGGTTGTCACTGCCACCACGGGAAGGGCGTGGCGCTCGCCTCGCGGCGATGCACTTGATCTGCTGGCCTCGCACTCGTGGTATCACAGCCACCGATATTGCAACCCCTACGTTGTGTCTCTCCCCCCGACGTCACACGGGCCCACCGAGCCGTGAAGAGCTCACGAGGACGTTCCCAGTCCAGGTCGACCTGAACCACCCCAGTTCGTGCTGCCTGGTCTGCTTGCTCCTTGCGTTGGTGCCCTCCAGGGGCTCTTGGACAGCGACACCGGGGACCTTTACAGCCAGGGGCTCTACCCAGCACCAAGGTCCTGCTGCCACAACCCAGCAGCCCAGAGGGCTTTGCCTCTGCCACCATCGCTGTAGCCACCCCCGCAGGGCATCGGCCACCCTCAGCCAGTCAGCACGGAGACAGCACTGGCCACGTCTCTCAGGCAGCGATCGCGAGGGCCAGCGGGGTGGCTTGGACGGCTGCAGCTTTCCTcgaaggcagaaagagggagagaggctttttacc
It includes:
- the LOC142074136 gene encoding antigen peptide transporter 2-like translates to MCPGELRFCSGPVPACPGRAPLRSRCRCPRSGPLPFLLPGPFSTVPLPVLVPGPVPLPPGSRLLCQAKVGRHVQALVFGHGDLLSKAAAGREILEYLDREPTGDTGGTRAPATLRGHVAFQRVSFAYPEHLVLQDVSFELRPGEVTALAGLNGSGKSTCAGLLERFYEPGAGEVLLDGVPLRDYEHRYLHRQVALVGQEPVLFSGTIRDNITFGLEGCGEEEVRAAASAAGALGFISALERGFDTDVGEKGGQLSAGEKQRIAIARALVRQPTVLILDEATSALDGEGEVALQQWVRRGGARTVLLITHCPRMLGAADRVVVLERGAVVEMGTPAELRSRRGPYRHLLQRSPSAGRPETPGMGCGEQPPVPASAAGQEEGAAPVGTEICTK